One window of the Camarhynchus parvulus chromosome 24, STF_HiC, whole genome shotgun sequence genome contains the following:
- the RNF26 gene encoding LOW QUALITY PROTEIN: E3 ubiquitin-protein ligase RNF26 (The sequence of the model RefSeq protein was modified relative to this genomic sequence to represent the inferred CDS: inserted 1 base in 1 codon), with product MDVLFALLRGLRLLLDLLLLVLDLNFFLVSSLVSALLWLLAAASSLPAAAAAAAVACWDALVLVRGCCGAMEGMRAAGHLVSHLASHLALRGRELAQRGLGAVLGCGQALGRQLCEALAIGSSLLMYLANSLVNVCLIGTQNLFTLLAALWDSLAGPVVRLAELLAAFLAHVSSGAIAVSILLWSPCQMAFELLCSATELFISVFFVNVYGLGLLLLIVLLSAFAFNPGLLWTLTGYVLGHLHTLPSLRRLHRDVWRLYQVAVLTLGVAVTSQPWRRLVDWIQQVTNWSQGGRLVNQGSEQRRAVGAPRAPAADRVTLGQLLAGLEEQLDAEQGPQPRPALSRAGAGQRPQTAREEPSTSWWKSPRKQRLNAXGSPDEDPWVLLKEQEERKKCVICQDQTKTVLLLPCRHLCLCQECTEVLLQQDIYQRNCPLCRQVILQTLNVYL from the exons ATGGACGTGCTGTTCGCGCTGCTCCGCGGGCTGCGCCTGCTGCTcgacctgctgctgctggtgctcgACCTCAACTTCTTCCTGGTGTCCTCGCTGGTGTCCGcgctgctgtggctgctggccGCGGCCTCCAGCCTGCccgcggccgcggccgccgcggcGGTGGCGTGCTGGGATGCGCTGGTGCTGGTGCGCGGCTGCTGCGGGGCCATGGAGGGCATGCGGGCGGCCGGGCACCTGGTGTCGCACCTGGCGTCTCACCTggcgctgcggggccgggagcTGGCGCAGCGCGGGCTGGGCGCCGTGCTGGGCTGCGGGCAGGCGCTGGGCCGGCAGCTGTGCGAGGCGCTGGCCATCGGCTCCAGCCTGCTGATGTACCTGGCCAACAGCCTGGTGAACGTGTGCCTCATCGGCACGCAGAACCTCTTCACGCTGCTCGCCGCCCTCTGGGACTCGCTGGCCGGGCCCGTGGTCAGGCTGGCCGAGCTGCTGGCCGCCTTCCTGGCGCACGTGTCCAGCGGCGCCATCGCCGTGTCCATCCTGCTGTGGTCGCCCTGCCAGATGGCCTTCGAGCTGCTCTGCTCCGCCACCGAGCTCTTCATCAGCGTCTTCTTCGTCAACGTCTACGGCCTGGGCTTGCTGCTGCTCATCGTGCTGCTCAGCGCCTTCGCCTTCAACCCCGGGCTGCTGTGGACGCTGACGGGATACGTGCTGGGCCACCTGCACACGCTGCCCTCCCTGCGCCGCCTGCACAGGGACGTCTGGCGCCTCTACCAGGTGGCCGTGCTCACCCTGGGAGTGGCCGTCACCTCGCAGCCCTGGCGCAGGCTGGTGGACTGGATCCAGCAGGTGACCAACTGGAGCCAGGGAGGCAGGCTGGTGAACCAGGGCAGCGAGCAGCGACGCGCCGTGGGTGCCCCCAGAGCCCCGGCCGCCGACAGGGTGACCCTGGGCCAGCTGCTGGccgggctggaggagcagctggatgcaGAGCAGGGGCCGCAGCCACGGCCTGCTCTGAGccgtgctggggcagggcagcggCCCCAGACAGccagggaggagccaagcacgTCCTGGTGGAAATCCCCGAGGAAGCAGCGGCTGAACG GAGGGAGCCCCGACGAGgacccctgggtgctgctgaaaGAGCAAGAGGAGCGGAAGAAATGTGTCATCTGCCAGGACCAGACCAAgacagtcctgctgctgccctgcaggcacctgtgcctgtgccaggagTGCACAgaggtgctcctgcagcaggacatcTACCAGCGCAACTGCCCCCTGTGCCGCCAGGTCATCCTGCAGACCCTCAACGTCTACCTGTGA